CTGAATGATTTCCGGCAGAGCAGGTCGATCAGCTCCTGTTTCATCCCACCACCCGCGCCCACGGCTGCCAACGCCGGGCCCGTATTGATTTAAAACCGAATTTTCGATAAAAAAAGCCTCCACCGAAACGGAAGAAGCCTGTTTAATGGGATTCCAGTGGAGGCTCCAAGTTAAGGAAAACTGGAAACAGCACTCCTTGAACTTGTGAAGGGTATAGCAAGGATCGGCTTCAGGGTCAAATTTTAATCATATATATGCACCTTATGACACCCAACTATCAAACGCCGCTGGCAGCCGTGGATGGGACCGGCAGCGGGGCGGTCTTGCCCGGCGTTGAACGGCAAGCGATCCTGCGCTTGTTCGGTGTGCACCGCCGCTACGGGGCGCTCAACGCCCTGAACGACATCACCCTGGATATTTTTCCGAACGAGTTCGTGTTCATCACCGGCCCCAGCGGTGCTGGCAAATCCACCCTGCTCAAGCTGCTCTACCTGGGGGAGCCGGCCTCCGAGGGCCAGATCCTGGTGGACGGGTTGAACCTGGCCCGGATTTCGCGCAAGGGCATTCCCGAGCTGCGGCGCAGGTTCGGCATCATCTTTCAGAACTACCGCCTGATTCCGACGCGGTCGGTTTTCGCCAACGTCTCCCTGGTGTTGGAGGCCATGGGCCAGAAGGAGCCCCTGATCCGCAAGAAGGTTCACAGCGTCCTGCGGACCGTCGGCCTCGAGGACCGCGGCGGTGCGCTGCCGCCGACACTCTCCGGCGGCGAGCAGCAGCGCGTGGCGGTGGCGCGCGCCATCGTGGGCAATCCGAAGATCCTCCTGGCCGACGAGCCCACCGGCAGCCTGGACCCCTCCGCGGCCGCCGTCATCATGGCCCTGCTGCAGCGCTACCACCAGCGGGGGGCCACGGTGGTCGTCGCCACCCACGACCACGAGACTATCCGCCGCACCCCCGGACGCGTCATCCAGCTGGAGCGGGGCCGGCTGTTGTCCCAGCCCGCGGCGGAGGCCCCATGAGCCGGCCTTTGAAGCGCGCCCTGGTGGAAATCCGCGACAACCGCTTCCTCAATGCGATCACCGTCGCCACCATCGCCCTGGCCATCCTGATATCCAGTGCTTTCGGCCTGTTTTTCGTCAATGCCAGCCGCTTGATGACCCTCTGGCAGCAGGGCGTGAGGGTCATGGTCTACCTGCAGCCGCAGGTCGCCGAGGACGCGGTGCAGGACCTTCAGCACCGGTTGGAGGACCTGCCGGAGGTGGGTAGCGCCGTTTTCATTTCCAAGGAAGAGGGTCTGGCCCGCCTGCGGGAGCAGCTGCAACACCAGCTCTCGCTTATTCACAACCTCAAGACGAACCCGCTGCCGCATGCCTTCGAGGTGCAGCTGCGGCCTGAAATGCGCGACTGGGCGGCGGTGTCGCAGTTGGCGGACGTAATCCAAAAACTTCCGGGGGTCGACGAAGTCGAGTACGGTCAGGGCTGGCTGGAGCGCTTGGCGGCGATCCTGCGGCTCTTCAAGCTGACCGGGTTGGGGATGTGCGGTCTGTTTTTCCTGGCAACGGTCTTGATCGTGGCCAACACCACCCGGCTGGTTTTGTACGGCCGCCGGGAGGAAATTGAAATCATGCGGCTGGTGGGGGCATCCGAAGGTTTTATCCGGACGCCGCTTTACCTGGAGGGTATGCTTCAGGGGGTGATGGGCGCCGCCGCCGGGCTGGCAGGGCTGCTGGCGGGGCACCTTTACCTCAGCGCCCAGATCGCCCCGGGACTTCTGCCCGGTCGATTTGAAGTGCGTTTTTTTTCGCCGGCACTGGCAGCCGCCATCCTGGGCGCCAGTATGCTGGCCGGCTGGCTGGGGAGCTATCTGTCCCTCAGACAGCAGTTGAAAACCTGAATTGCCCCGGGAAAGGGCAGCTCAGCAGGCGATGCGACGATGGGGTTTTTGGGGGCGAGGCGACATCACCCGTGCTGGATCGGCTTGGCCGTTGTGGTCACAGGCTTGGTGGTCTATGGTCTGCCGGCCGCAGAAGCGGCCGAAGCGGTTGGCATCGTGACCGCCACCGGGCTGAACCTGCGCGAGGCGCCCCAGCACCGTGCGGCCATTCT
This Desulfobacteraceae bacterium DNA region includes the following protein-coding sequences:
- a CDS encoding ATP-binding cassette domain-containing protein; this encodes MTPNYQTPLAAVDGTGSGAVLPGVERQAILRLFGVHRRYGALNALNDITLDIFPNEFVFITGPSGAGKSTLLKLLYLGEPASEGQILVDGLNLARISRKGIPELRRRFGIIFQNYRLIPTRSVFANVSLVLEAMGQKEPLIRKKVHSVLRTVGLEDRGGALPPTLSGGEQQRVAVARAIVGNPKILLADEPTGSLDPSAAAVIMALLQRYHQRGATVVVATHDHETIRRTPGRVIQLERGRLLSQPAAEAP
- the ftsX gene encoding permease-like cell division protein FtsX, which encodes MSRPLKRALVEIRDNRFLNAITVATIALAILISSAFGLFFVNASRLMTLWQQGVRVMVYLQPQVAEDAVQDLQHRLEDLPEVGSAVFISKEEGLARLREQLQHQLSLIHNLKTNPLPHAFEVQLRPEMRDWAAVSQLADVIQKLPGVDEVEYGQGWLERLAAILRLFKLTGLGMCGLFFLATVLIVANTTRLVLYGRREEIEIMRLVGASEGFIRTPLYLEGMLQGVMGAAAGLAGLLAGHLYLSAQIAPGLLPGRFEVRFFSPALAAAILGASMLAGWLGSYLSLRQQLKT